The region CGCACCATTTTGCGGTGCTGTTCGACGCCGACCTGATCACGCGCCGGCGCGAAGGCCAGACCATCTGGTATGGCCTCAATACCACCGTGCTGCAGGATGTGCTGGCCTGGATGCTGGACCTGACCGATCTTGACCACAAGGAGAGCAAATGATGAAAGCGCGCTTTATCGCACTGAGCCTGTTGTTGATTGCGGCCGTCAGCGCCGCCATCGTGCATGCCTGGCCGCAGTTGCCGGAAGTGGTGGCGGTACACTGGAACTGGCGCGGCGAGGCCGACAGTTACGCGCCGCGCGCGGTGCTGTGGTTGCTGGGGCCGGGGCTGATGGCCGTCATCATGCTGCTGGCCTTGCTGCTGCCGCCGCTGTCACCACGCCAGCATGAGGTGGAACCGTTCGAAGCGACCTACTATTACAACTTCGGCGTCGGGCTGGTGCTGCTGGCGTATGTGCAAGGCCTGGTGCTGGCCAGCGCTGTCGGCATGGCGGTGCCGATCGACCGCGCGGTGCCGGCCGGGCTGTTCGTGATGCTGATATTGGCCGGCAATCCCATGGGCAAGGTACGGCGCAATTTTTACCTGGGCATCCGCACGCCGTGGACCTTGTCCAGCGAGCGCGTCTGGTACGCCACGCACCGCTTTGCGGCCAGGCTGATGGTCGGCAGCGGGCTGCTGGGGTTTTGCATGCTGGCGGCGGGCGTGCCCGGCTGGCTGCTGCTGGTGCCGGCGATTGCCTGGGCGCCGGTGGCCGTGCTGTACTCGCTGCTGCGGTACAAGCGGCTCGATATGCACTCACAAGGGGACGCGCAATGATGCGATGGATATGCGGTGTGCTGGTCATGCTGCTGGCCTTGCCGGCGCACGCTGCCGCTGGCGAGCAGGAAGTGATCCTGGCAGTGCAGGGCGGCGTGCTGCATGGCACTTTGTCGCTGCCGGCGGTGGAGGGCAGGGGGCCGGTGGTGCTGCTGCATGCCGGTTCCGGCCCGACCGACCGCGATGGCAACAGCGCCGCGCTGCCGGGCCGCAATGATTCCTTGCGCATGGTGGCCGATGCGCTGGCGCGCGCCGGCATCGCGACGCTGCGCTACGACAAGCGCGGCGTCGGCGCCAGCGCGCTGCCTGGCGTGCGCGAGGCCGATTTGCGGTTGGACCACTATATCGATGACGCCACCGCATGGCTGCGGCAGCTGCGCGCCGATCCGCGCTTTTCACGCATCGTGATGGCCGGCCATAGCGAAGGCGCCCAGATTGCGGCAGTCGCCTGCGAAAAGGCGCCTGCTGACGCCTGCATCCTGATTGCCGGTGCAGGCAGCGGGGTGGACGATATCCTGCGCACGCAGTTGAAGCCGCGCCTGCCGGCCGAGCTGTATGCGCAGAACGAGCGCATCTTGCTGGCGCTCAAACGGGGCGAGCAGGTAGAAGACGTGCCGCCAGCCTTGCTGGCGCTATACCGGCCGTCGGTGCAGCCGTATTTGATTTCGTCGCTGAAGGTCGACCCGCGCGCGGCCGTGGCCGCCTTGCGCATGCCGGTCTTGATGGTGCAGGGGACAACCGATCTGCAGGTGTCGGTGGCCGATGCCCAGGCCTTGTCGGCTGCCGCGCCGAAGGCGAAGCTGGTGATCGTGCCGGGCATGAATCATGTGCTGAAGCTGGCCGGTGGCGACCTGGCGCAGCAACTGCCGTCCTACGGCGATCCGGAGTTGCCGCTGGCGCCCGCCCTGGTCGACGCCGTGACGGCATTCGTTCAGGGGCATTGAGGGGGAGCGGGGGCGGTAGGTCGGATTAGCGCGCAAGCGCGTAATCCGACATCATGGTTGGCGCCGGCGATGGACTCGGATTACGCGGCGTTGCCGCTAATCCGACCTACGCATCCGATAACAGTTACTTGCCCAGGATCGACGTCACGTTGTCGGTTCCCGGTGCGCCGAACAGCTGCTGCTTGAGGATATGCAACTGGTCGCGCACCTGCGCCGCTTTTTCGAACTCCAGGTTCTTGGCGTGGTCGACCATCAGTTTTTCCAGGCGCTTGATTTCCTTGCTGACCTGTTTCTCGCTCATCGCTTCGAACTTGGCCGTTTCCTGCGCCACCTGCAGGTTTTCGCGTGCTTCCTGCGGGCTGTAGACGCCGTCGATCATTTCGCGGATCGATTTTTTGACGCCGATCGGAATGATGTTGTTGGCCGTATTGAACGCGATCTGCTTGGCGCGGCGCCGTTCCGTCTCGTCGATGGCGCGGCGCATGGAATCGGTGATGCGGTCGCCGTACAGGATCGCGGTGCCGTTCAGGTTGCGCGCGGCGCGGCCGATGGTCTGGATCAGGCTGCGTTCGGACCGCAAGAAACCTTCCTTGTCCGCATCGAGAATGGCGACCAGCGACACTTCCGGCAAGTCCAGCCCTTCACGCAGCAAGTTGATGCCGACCAGCACGTCAAACGTGCCCAGGCGCAGGTCGCGCAAAATCTCCACACGTTCCACGGTTTCGATATCGCTGTGCAGGTAGCGCACCTTGATGCCATGGTCGCTCAAATACTCCGTCAGCTGCTCGGACATGCGCTTGGTCAGGGTGGTGACCAGCACGCGTTCGTCCTTCTTGATGCGCTCGACGATTTCCGACATCAGGTCGTCGACCTGGCTGCTGGCCGGGCGCACGATGATCTGCGGATCGACCAGGCCGGTCGGGCGCACCACCTGTTCCACCACCTGGTCGGAATGCTGTTTCTCGTACTCGGCCGGCGTGGCCGAGACGAAGATCGTCTGCCGCATCTTCTGTTCGAATTCCTCGAATTTCAAGGGCCGGTTGTCAAGCGCGGACGGCAGGCGGAAGCCGTAGTCGACCAGGTTGGTCTTGCGCGAACGGTCGCCGTTGTACATGGCGCTGAGCTGGCCCGTCAGCACGTGCGACTCGTCGAGGAACATGATGGCGTCGGGCGGCAGATAGTCGACCAGGGTCGGCGGCGGCTCGCCCGGCAGCGCGCCGGACAGATGGCGCGAGTAGTTCTCGATGCCCTTGGTAAAGCCGATCTCGGCCATCATTTCCAGATCAAAACGCGTGCGCTGCTCCAGACGCTGCTCTTCGATCAGCTTGTTTTCCTTGCGGAAAAATTCAAGGCGGTCGCGCAGCTCGTCCTTGATGGTTTCGACGGCGCGCAGCACGGTCGAACGCGGCGTCACATAGTGCGAACCCGGATACACCGTAAAGCGCGGAATCTTCTGCCGCACGCGGCCCGTCAGCGGGTCGAACAGCTGGATCGATTCGATCTCGTCGTCGAACATTTCCAGGCGCACGGCCAGCTCGGCGTGCTCGGCCGGAAAGATGTCGATGGTGTCGCCGCGCACGCGGAAAGTGCCGCGGCCAAAGTCCACTTCGTTGCGCGTGTATTGCATCTGGATCAGGCGCGCGATCACGTCGCGCTGGCTGACTTTATCCTTCACGCGCAAGGTGAGAATCATCTGGTGGTATTCGTTCGGATTACCGATACCGTAGATGGCCGACACCGTGGCGACGATCACCACGTCGCGCCGTTCCATCAGCGACTTGGTGCACGACAGGCGCATCTGCTCGATATGCTCGTTGATCGAGGAATCTTTCTCGATGAACAGGTCGCGCTGCGGCACATACGCTTCAGGCTGGTAGTAATCGTAGTAGCTGACGAAGTACTCGACCGCGTTCTGCGGAAAGAAGTCGCGGAACTCGCTGTACAACTGCGCGGCCAGGGTCTTGTTCGGCGCAAAGATGATGGCCGGCCGGCCCATGCGCGCGATCACGTTGGCCATCGTGTAGGTCTTGCCCGAACCCGTCACGCCGAGCAGGGTCTGGAAGGCCAGGCCGTCATTAATGCCTTCTGATAATTGCTCGATCGCGGTCGGCTGGTCGCCGGCCGGCAGGAACGGTTGATGCAGCTTGAAGGGCGAATCGGGGAAGGTAACGACTGTCGGTTCGGTGTCGTTGACGTTGGATAAATCGGGCATGTGAATCAGACCTTTGTTAGAATAGACCTCTGCTGGCGGCCCCGAAGCAGTATTAACGTTATTTGGGCGCTGTCAACAACTCCGCTGTGAACCTGCTTCCAATCGAATCCAATCTTATCATGACGAACCCAACTGTTTCTGCCAGTCTGTTTAGCGCCATCGAGATGGCCCCACGTGACCCGATCCTGGGTATCACCGAAGCATTTAACGCGGACCAGAATCCCGCTAAAATCAATCTCGGCGTCGGCGTTTATTATGACGACAACGGCAAAGTGCCTCTGTTAGCTTGCGTACGCAAAGCTGAAGCGATCCTGATCGAACAGGCCGCGCCACGCACCTACCTGCCGATCGAAGGCCTCGCGGCTTACGATAAAGCTGTACAAGAACTGGTATTTGGGGCTGATAGTGCCGTGATTCAAGAGCGCCGCGCGATTACCGTGCAAGCCATCGGCGGCACCGGCGCACTGAAGATCGGCGCAGACTTCCTGCAGCGTTTCGCACCCGGTGCCCAGGTCTATATCAGTGACCCGAGCTGGGAAAATCACCGCGCGCTGTTCGAAAGCGCCGGCTTCGTAGTCAACAACTACACCTATTATGACGCCGCCACCCATGGCGTCGATTTTGAAGGCATGCTGGCCAGCCTGAATAACATGCCGGCCGGCTCCATCGTGCTGCTGCACGCCTGCTGCCACAACCCGACTGGCGCCGACCTGACTGTCGCCCAGTGGGACCAGATCATTTCCGTAGTGACCACGCGCGGCCTGGTGCCGTTCCTCGACATGGCCTACCAGGGCTTCGCCAACGGCATCGCCGAAGACGGCGCCGTGGTGCAGCGCTTTGCCGACGCCGGCGGCCCGCTGCTGGTATCGAACTCGTTCTCGAAGTCGTTCTCGCTGTATGGCGAGCGCGTCGGCGCCCTGAGCGTGGTCGCCTCCAGCGCCGAAGAAGCGACGCGTTTGCTGTCGCAACTGAAACGCGTGGTGCGCACCAACTACTCGAACCCGCCAGTGCACGGCGGCAAGGTCGTCGCCACCGTGCTGTCGACCCCGGAACTGCGCCAGCTGTGGGAAGAAGAGCTGGCCGGCATGCGCGTGCGCATCCGCGAAATGCGCAACGCCTTCGTTGAAAAACTGAAGGAAAAAGCGCCAGGCCACGACTTCGAATTCGTGCGCCAGCAAATCGGCATGTTCTCGTATTCCGGCCTGACCAAAGAGCAAGTGGCATCGCTGCGCGAGCAGTCGATCTACGCCGTCGACACCGGTCGTATCTGCGTGGCAGCATTGAATTCGCGCAATATCGACATCGTTATTGACGCGATTGCCAAAGTGCTTTAAGATCTTGCTTCTTCGGCGCTGCTTGCAAGAGTGGCGCCGAAGGCAGTAGAAAGTCGGTAGTAACGTAGCAAGTTGAGTGTTAAACGAGACTTGCAAATGCGAAATGAACGACATATAATATTGCCTCTTTTCCCTGATAGCTCAGTTGGTAGAGCGACGGACTGTTAATCCGCAGGTCCCTGGTTCGAGTCCAGGTCGGGGAGCCAGAATTTGAAAGCCACGTTGAAAAACGTGGCTTTTTTCATTTCAGCGCCACTTTCCGCCGGAGCACGCCCATGCCAGACCAGATCGATCCCGCTTCCCCTGACTTGCCGTTCCAGGCCCGCGTCGCCCCCTGGGTCGCCGCCTGCTTCGGCGAGCAACTGGCCAACGACCCGGCCGAGCGCAACCATCGCTTCCTGGAGGAGTCGCTGGAACTGGCCCAGGCCTGCGGCGCCACGGCCGCCGAGGCGCACCGCATCGTCGACTATGTATTTGGCCGCGACACCGGCGAGAAAGCGCAGGAAATCGGCGGCGTGATGGTCACCCTGGCGGCCCTGTGCCAGGCGCAGGGCCTGGACATGCACGAGGCCGGCGAGCGCGAACTGGCGCTGGTCTGGGAAAAGATCGCCGCCATCCGCGCCAAGCGCGCCGGCAAGCCATCTTTTGCGCCTTGCCACCCGCTTTCCTGATTTGCGCTATCCTTTCCAGACGTTACCAGAAGGATAGCCACCATGACCTGCACCGCCGCCTTGCGCCATATTGTCCTGTGCGAATTCAACAGCGACATCACGCCCGCCAAACACGCCGAGCTTGTGTATGAATTTTCCCTGCTCAAGGAAAGCGTGCCCGGCGTATTGCAATTCGAATGGGGCGAGAACGTCAGTCCGGAAGGGCTCGACGACGGCTTTACCGACTGCTTCACCCTGACCTTCGACGGCGCCGCCGCGCGCGACGTCTACCTGACCCATCCCGCCCACCTGGCCTTCGTCGAACTGCTCAAGCCCTGGCTGGCGCGGGTGCTGGTATTCGACTACTTTCCGCAGGAAGTGCCCGGTTGATTTGTCTATGAAAAGCAGGGTGGGGCGCCGCTAAAATTTTTCCAGCCGGAATCTGGACAGCTGAAAAACCGGCGTATATAATACGGCCTCACTTCCCTGATAGCTCAGTTGGTAGAGCGACGGACTGTTAATCCGCAGGTCCCTGGTTCGAGTCCAGGTCGGGGAGCCAGAATACAAGCGGCCCCGCGAGAAATCGCGGGGCCGCTTTCGTTCGTTTATTTCCCAGATATTCCCCACTTGGGGAATATTTCATGCGGGAACGGCTTTGAAAGACGTGCACCTATGTGTATAACTGGTCCCACTCGTCCCCTAAGGCCCATCTGAGCGCAGATAGTTTACCGTTTATCATTCCCCATTCGAAATCGGTCCAAGGGCCGTAATTGCCTTTGCCAAGTTGTCGTTCCGCCTTCTTTGCGGACTTCAGCGCCCCCGCCCAAATGTCTTCGATGGTATGGGCTTGCCCGCTGAGCTTCTCGGTTTCCCATTCTTCCCGACTGACGATCTTGTGCTTTCCTTTTGCGATCTTCCAAGCCAGGTTCTTGTGCCGGTTGTACCAAACCTGGGTTGTAAGCCGATCCATCGCGCCAAGCATCTCGCTAAGGCTCCTCGGTTCCTCGATCCATTCCTGTTCCAGCATCGCGTAGGTAACAGTCAGAGGATCGACTCGACGCAGACATTCGGCCAAGTTGATGAAGTACATCGACTTGATCTTCGAGAAGAAACCCGCGAAGTCTGGATGCGGCAGCTTCTGGTTACCATTGACGATGCTGAAATCCTGCTTGTTGTGCGTGACGAAGGCGAACCTGCGTCCTAGTCCGCCCATTGTGCGCACGCATTCAAAATAGGTCTCTATTAGTATGGCATCCGCCATGGAGTTCTTGCCCTCGTGGTGAAAAGGTGCCTTCCGATTCAGAGCGCGGTCGGCGGCCATAATTTTTGTCTCGTTTCCAGTTTCGATGATTGCAGCATTGCTAAGTATTTGCTCTATTCTTGTAAGGGTACCTTCCGCTGCGCCGCCGAGCACCGGAATGCGGTGGTTCATGTCGGACAGATAGCCGAGGATCTTATCTTTTTGCTTGTTGTCGTTCTCAGCCCGACGAATTGCATCCTTGACCTGGTCAAAGTGTGACGCAAGGCTCTTCGCGCTCGATTTTGCAACGCGATTGCGGTTCTTCTGAAATTCAGTGACGACTATCCTGGGCACTATGAGGGTTATGCGTCCGTTGGCCACAAGGTCGACAAGAGCGTCGAGTAAGGATGTTTGTTTCGGGTCCGCAGCGAGGTCTAACCATACGCTGGTGTCGATGAGTATGTTGAACATGTGGGACTGGCTCTCGTTCTGGAAAGGATTCTTCAGACTGCGATAGTTACATCGGGCAAGCTTATGGGCAATTCGCGCTAACGCAAGTTTAAGCCGATATTCCCCATATCCAGACATCGATGTCGAGCTACGACGGAATCATCGGTGTTAACAAACAGCGATTTAAAACTGATATTGCGTGCGGCAGCCATCACTTAGCGCCAGATCGAGGCAGTGATGCCGATGTTCCCGAGGATATTTACTAAAGGCCTGTGTGCATGAGGTACGACTGGACAGGACAGCCCGTGCTCGTGGAAATGGTTTCGTGATCTCCTGTCGCCGAGAGCGTAGAGACGCCGCAGCCTGCCGGCGAATGCTATGCCCGCCGACCGAACCGCGCCGCAAGATACTCAAGCCTGGAAAGGCGGCGTTCAAGTCAAGCGTGGCTCCGGTCGGGGCCATAGTCCACCGATTCCAGCCGGTGGCGTCGCCTCTTTCCTTGTAGTCGATTTCCTTGACCGAGATGATTATGAATTGGTCACCGTACCCTATCAGGGAATCGCAAAGCTCCTTGTCTTTCTTTTCGAACTGGTTTGGATGGCTCCAGAGTCTGAGGAAGGCATGTTTACACAGCCACGCGACGAGTCTTTCGGACTGGGTTACGTCTGCGCCCATTCTGAACTCCTGTTAGGTATTGGCGTCTTGTACTGCTTGAGAAGCGCCCCTGGAACGAGGTAAAGGTGCCGGTTGGCACGGGTGCAGGCGGCGTAGAGCTTGTTTCTGGTGCTTGCCGGGAGCGTGGTCAAATTACCTTTTTTGTATGCCTTCGAGACGTTGTCAGGCAGGACGACGCACACGTCTTTGAAATGGTCCAGCCCTTTCGATCCGCCCCAGTTGAGCGAATGGCATTCGTACTTGCTGCTCTCGCTGTAGAAGAGCTTCACGGTCGCGCCGTCGGCGAAGAGCTCGTCGGCTCGCGCCTGTTCGCACACCATCTCTACGAGCGCTTCATGATCGCCGTGCGCTTCCATCTCGATGCCGAGCTGGGCCTTTACGAAACCGCATACTGCGGGCGCACAGCGGTGGCTCTTGACCAGCGATTTGTCGTCAATGGCAATCCCTAGCTCTCGGAAGCGGTCACGGTACCTCGCGTAGTCATCGTGGAGCGATTTGTTTGTCGCCCCGTCTCTGCTGGTGTCGAAGGTGTGCTGGTAGAAGTCCCCGACCAGAAGCACGTCCACGCCCGACGCGGAGGCGACTGCGGAAAGGAAGTTGAAGTCGTGCCCGGCGAAGTCCTGCACTTCGTCAACCATGAGCGAGTCGAAGTACTTGTCCACGCGGGCCACGATGTCGGGAATGGCGTTCCGCTTCTCCAGAAACAGGGCCAGCCTGCCGTAGTACATGCGCCGCGCGCCATCGACGTAGTAATTGTCGGAGTCCCGGGAGAACTTCAGCGTCCGCGCAGGAGGAGCGTCCCAGTTGAATCCCCTTGTCTTCATCGCCATGGCGAAGAGCGGTCGGTAGCAGAACGAGTTCAGGAACGAAAAATACGTCGCGAGCCTTATGTTGTGCGGGACGTAGCCGAATTTCTGCATCACCCTGGAACGCAGGTTGGCTAGGTTGTTGTCAGTGAAGGTCAGGATCAGGTGATTGCGGTCCAGAGACAGGCTCTCGATGAGCAGCCGCGTCTTTCCGGACCCCGCGACGGCGAATACTACGCTTTTACCCATGCGATGGCCTCTTGAATGTAGGGCGGGGTAGCGAGGGCTGCTTCCTTTTTTTCGAGGAGTTCGAAGGCCGCGTCGGCCTTGTTTTTCAGCATGTAGTCCTGCACCGGGAGGGTCTTCCGGCCGGGGCCAAAGAGCTCGTCGCACGCGACCGAGTTGTCTGCGTACATGCAGATCTCGAAGGTACTGCGCGCGTTCGCGGGGTCGGCGAACACCTTGACGTGGGCGAGGCCAGCGAAATCCGAATAGCTGTCGACGCAGTTCTTCTGGTGGTCGCCGTCGTTGTCGCGGATGACCGCCGTCCTGATCTCCAACGCCTTGGCCAGCTCAAGATAACGCTTGAAGCTCGTGCCTCCTACCGATATCACATGCACGTCGTCCTGTTCGGGAGTGCGCCCGGCTGCGGCCTTCCTGTAGAAGGCTTCCATGAGGATGAATTCCGCGTCGCCTTCGACGAGGATGACCTTCTTCGACAGGATGAATTCGAGGACGTTGTTGTCGGGCGCCTTCATGAAGAAGTCGGCCGTGCCCGCCGACAGGCCGTTCAGCACGAGGGGGACTCCGGAACTGCTGTTCAGCATGACCACTTTCCGCAGGTCCAGGCGCGTGCAGATAAGGCTGCTGTGGGTCGCCACGAAGACCTGCTTCGTCTTCGATTCACGGATGCTCTGTATGAGCTTCTTGGTGTTCAGGTGGCTCAAGTGGTTCTCGGGTTCCTCAAGGAGGATCGCGTCAAGCGCGTGGGTTCCCGCGTTCTTCTTGAGGGCGAATTCGGTCTTGATAAGGCACTGCTTCCCCTTGCCCTTGTGCTCGATGGGTATGTCGCCCTCTGTGATGACCAGGTCCGTCTCGAGGTTAGACTTCGCATTGTTGCGCACGGTGAACTTGTAGTCGCTGAGGGTGTCGTTGAGTTCCGCCAGGACGTCGGTCCTGAATTGCGTCTTGTGCTTCCGGTACTCATTCTGGAACTTGTATTTCTGGGGCGCGCTGGCATGGGCGCTGTACATGGAGTTGGTGTACTCCCTTGTGGCGTATTCGTGGTTGATCTGGGAACTGTCGATCATCAGGTGCCTGACGTGTTTCGAGTAGCCGGAATAAGGCTGGTCAGCGAAGGTTGCGAACCTGACTGCGTAGTACTCGAATGGGAAGTTTTCGCCGGGCTGCGCGAGGATGTCGACAATCTCCTTTCCGAATTCGTCCATGGGTGCGCAGACCATTCGCAGGCCGTCGCATTCCTTGCCTGCCGAGTTGTTCTTCCCGTTGAGATCGTGGTTGC is a window of Janthinobacterium sp. J1-1 DNA encoding:
- a CDS encoding autorepressor SdpR family transcription factor, yielding MNATNSAFKAIADPARREILRLLRAGEMTAGELAGHFDMSKPTMSHHFAVLFDADLITRRREGQTIWYGLNTTVLQDVLAWMLDLTDLDHKESK
- a CDS encoding AAA family ATPase, producing MKTIEKIRLSNFKKFERFEVDFDKEMNILIGDNEAGKSSILTAIDLALGGSRSKVDSAGIESLLNINSIAKFFSGGARSIGRLPTMFVEIYLSDQGNHDLNGKNNSAGKECDGLRMVCAPMDEFGKEIVDILAQPGENFPFEYYAVRFATFADQPYSGYSKHVRHLMIDSSQINHEYATREYTNSMYSAHASAPQKYKFQNEYRKHKTQFRTDVLAELNDTLSDYKFTVRNNAKSNLETDLVITEGDIPIEHKGKGKQCLIKTEFALKKNAGTHALDAILLEEPENHLSHLNTKKLIQSIRESKTKQVFVATHSSLICTRLDLRKVVMLNSSSGVPLVLNGLSAGTADFFMKAPDNNVLEFILSKKVILVEGDAEFILMEAFYRKAAAGRTPEQDDVHVISVGGTSFKRYLELAKALEIRTAVIRDNDGDHQKNCVDSYSDFAGLAHVKVFADPANARSTFEICMYADNSVACDELFGPGRKTLPVQDYMLKNKADAAFELLEKKEAALATPPYIQEAIAWVKA
- a CDS encoding amino acid aminotransferase produces the protein MTNPTVSASLFSAIEMAPRDPILGITEAFNADQNPAKINLGVGVYYDDNGKVPLLACVRKAEAILIEQAAPRTYLPIEGLAAYDKAVQELVFGADSAVIQERRAITVQAIGGTGALKIGADFLQRFAPGAQVYISDPSWENHRALFESAGFVVNNYTYYDAATHGVDFEGMLASLNNMPAGSIVLLHACCHNPTGADLTVAQWDQIISVVTTRGLVPFLDMAYQGFANGIAEDGAVVQRFADAGGPLLVSNSFSKSFSLYGERVGALSVVASSAEEATRLLSQLKRVVRTNYSNPPVHGGKVVATVLSTPELRQLWEEELAGMRVRIREMRNAFVEKLKEKAPGHDFEFVRQQIGMFSYSGLTKEQVASLREQSIYAVDTGRICVAALNSRNIDIVIDAIAKVL
- the uvrB gene encoding excinuclease ABC subunit UvrB encodes the protein MPDLSNVNDTEPTVVTFPDSPFKLHQPFLPAGDQPTAIEQLSEGINDGLAFQTLLGVTGSGKTYTMANVIARMGRPAIIFAPNKTLAAQLYSEFRDFFPQNAVEYFVSYYDYYQPEAYVPQRDLFIEKDSSINEHIEQMRLSCTKSLMERRDVVIVATVSAIYGIGNPNEYHQMILTLRVKDKVSQRDVIARLIQMQYTRNEVDFGRGTFRVRGDTIDIFPAEHAELAVRLEMFDDEIESIQLFDPLTGRVRQKIPRFTVYPGSHYVTPRSTVLRAVETIKDELRDRLEFFRKENKLIEEQRLEQRTRFDLEMMAEIGFTKGIENYSRHLSGALPGEPPPTLVDYLPPDAIMFLDESHVLTGQLSAMYNGDRSRKTNLVDYGFRLPSALDNRPLKFEEFEQKMRQTIFVSATPAEYEKQHSDQVVEQVVRPTGLVDPQIIVRPASSQVDDLMSEIVERIKKDERVLVTTLTKRMSEQLTEYLSDHGIKVRYLHSDIETVERVEILRDLRLGTFDVLVGINLLREGLDLPEVSLVAILDADKEGFLRSERSLIQTIGRAARNLNGTAILYGDRITDSMRRAIDETERRRAKQIAFNTANNIIPIGVKKSIREMIDGVYSPQEARENLQVAQETAKFEAMSEKQVSKEIKRLEKLMVDHAKNLEFEKAAQVRDQLHILKQQLFGAPGTDNVTSILGK
- a CDS encoding SdpI family protein produces the protein MMKARFIALSLLLIAAVSAAIVHAWPQLPEVVAVHWNWRGEADSYAPRAVLWLLGPGLMAVIMLLALLLPPLSPRQHEVEPFEATYYYNFGVGLVLLAYVQGLVLASAVGMAVPIDRAVPAGLFVMLILAGNPMGKVRRNFYLGIRTPWTLSSERVWYATHRFAARLMVGSGLLGFCMLAAGVPGWLLLVPAIAWAPVAVLYSLLRYKRLDMHSQGDAQ
- a CDS encoding alpha/beta fold hydrolase — its product is MMRWICGVLVMLLALPAHAAAGEQEVILAVQGGVLHGTLSLPAVEGRGPVVLLHAGSGPTDRDGNSAALPGRNDSLRMVADALARAGIATLRYDKRGVGASALPGVREADLRLDHYIDDATAWLRQLRADPRFSRIVMAGHSEGAQIAAVACEKAPADACILIAGAGSGVDDILRTQLKPRLPAELYAQNERILLALKRGEQVEDVPPALLALYRPSVQPYLISSLKVDPRAAVAALRMPVLMVQGTTDLQVSVADAQALSAAAPKAKLVIVPGMNHVLKLAGGDLAQQLPSYGDPELPLAPALVDAVTAFVQGH
- a CDS encoding Dabb family protein → MTCTAALRHIVLCEFNSDITPAKHAELVYEFSLLKESVPGVLQFEWGENVSPEGLDDGFTDCFTLTFDGAAARDVYLTHPAHLAFVELLKPWLARVLVFDYFPQEVPG
- a CDS encoding AAA family ATPase, translating into MGKSVVFAVAGSGKTRLLIESLSLDRNHLILTFTDNNLANLRSRVMQKFGYVPHNIRLATYFSFLNSFCYRPLFAMAMKTRGFNWDAPPARTLKFSRDSDNYYVDGARRMYYGRLALFLEKRNAIPDIVARVDKYFDSLMVDEVQDFAGHDFNFLSAVASASGVDVLLVGDFYQHTFDTSRDGATNKSLHDDYARYRDRFRELGIAIDDKSLVKSHRCAPAVCGFVKAQLGIEMEAHGDHEALVEMVCEQARADELFADGATVKLFYSESSKYECHSLNWGGSKGLDHFKDVCVVLPDNVSKAYKKGNLTTLPASTRNKLYAACTRANRHLYLVPGALLKQYKTPIPNRSSEWAQT
- a CDS encoding PIN domain-containing protein — its product is MFNILIDTSVWLDLAADPKQTSLLDALVDLVANGRITLIVPRIVVTEFQKNRNRVAKSSAKSLASHFDQVKDAIRRAENDNKQKDKILGYLSDMNHRIPVLGGAAEGTLTRIEQILSNAAIIETGNETKIMAADRALNRKAPFHHEGKNSMADAILIETYFECVRTMGGLGRRFAFVTHNKQDFSIVNGNQKLPHPDFAGFFSKIKSMYFINLAECLRRVDPLTVTYAMLEQEWIEEPRSLSEMLGAMDRLTTQVWYNRHKNLAWKIAKGKHKIVSREEWETEKLSGQAHTIEDIWAGALKSAKKAERQLGKGNYGPWTDFEWGMINGKLSALRWALGDEWDQLYT